A single Pantoea rwandensis DNA region contains:
- the dam gene encoding adenine-specific DNA-methyltransferase, with amino-acid sequence MKKNRAFLKWAGGKYPLLDDIRRHLPQGDCLVEPFVGAGSVFLNTDYDRYHLADINGDLINLYNIVKNRTAEFIEDARQLFTPEGNIAETYYAQRLAFNASKDEYQRALLFLYLNRHGYNGLCRYNLRGEFNVPFGRYRKPYFPEAELLWFAERAQKATFVCESYDVTLNNAPAGSVVYCDPPYAPLSATANFTAYHTNSFSLREQQHLAELANKLAHENSIPVLISNHDTLLTREWYQNAVLHVVKARRSISRSISGRTQVDELLALFR; translated from the coding sequence ATGAAGAAAAATCGCGCTTTCCTTAAATGGGCCGGAGGGAAATACCCGCTGCTTGACGATATCCGTCGTCATTTGCCACAAGGTGACTGTTTAGTCGAACCTTTTGTGGGTGCCGGTTCCGTGTTCCTCAACACCGATTATGATCGCTATCACCTGGCGGACATCAACGGTGACCTAATCAATCTCTATAACATCGTTAAAAACCGCACGGCTGAGTTCATTGAAGACGCGCGGCAACTGTTCACGCCTGAAGGTAATATCGCAGAGACCTATTACGCGCAACGTCTGGCATTTAACGCCAGCAAAGATGAATATCAGCGTGCATTACTGTTTCTCTATCTCAATCGGCATGGTTACAACGGTTTGTGCCGTTACAATCTGCGCGGTGAGTTCAATGTGCCTTTTGGTCGTTATCGCAAACCTTACTTCCCGGAAGCGGAGCTGTTGTGGTTTGCCGAACGGGCGCAAAAAGCGACCTTTGTCTGTGAATCGTACGATGTTACTCTGAACAACGCCCCTGCTGGCTCAGTGGTTTATTGCGATCCGCCGTATGCGCCCTTGTCGGCGACGGCGAACTTTACCGCGTACCACACCAATAGCTTTAGCCTGCGCGAGCAGCAGCATCTGGCCGAGCTGGCAAATAAGCTGGCACATGAAAACAGCATACCGGTGCTGATTTCCAACCACGACACGCTGCTTACGCGTGAGTGGTATCAGAATGCGGTTTTACACGTAGTCAAAGCCCGGCGTTCCATCAGCCGAAGCATAAGTGGTCGCACTCAGGTTGACGAACTGCTGGCGCTTTTCCGCTAG
- the rpe gene encoding ribulose-phosphate 3-epimerase, producing the protein MKQFLLAPSILAADFARLGEDTAKALAAGGDVVHFDVMDNHYVPNLTMGPMVLKALRDYGITAPIDVHLMVKPVDALIPEFAKAGATYITFHPEASEHVDRTLQLIKEHGCKAGLVFNPATPLDYLDYVMDKLDIILLMSVNPGFGGQSFIPGTLDKLRQARRLIDQSGYDIRLEVDGGVKIDNIGQIAAAGADMFVAGSAIFGHPDYKKVIDEMRGELEKVNGSFH; encoded by the coding sequence ATGAAACAATTTTTGCTGGCCCCTTCAATTCTTGCTGCTGACTTTGCTCGCCTGGGCGAAGATACCGCCAAAGCGCTGGCAGCAGGCGGGGATGTGGTGCATTTCGACGTGATGGATAACCACTATGTGCCTAATCTGACCATGGGGCCAATGGTGCTGAAAGCGCTGCGCGACTATGGCATTACGGCACCGATTGATGTGCATCTGATGGTGAAACCGGTGGATGCGCTGATTCCAGAGTTCGCTAAAGCGGGCGCGACTTACATTACCTTCCATCCTGAAGCCAGTGAGCACGTTGACCGCACGCTGCAACTGATCAAAGAGCACGGCTGTAAAGCGGGTCTGGTGTTCAATCCGGCGACGCCGCTCGATTACCTCGACTACGTGATGGATAAACTCGACATCATTCTGCTGATGTCAGTGAACCCTGGCTTCGGCGGTCAATCTTTCATTCCTGGCACGCTGGACAAATTGCGTCAGGCGCGTCGTCTGATTGATCAAAGCGGTTACGATATCCGTCTGGAAGTGGACGGTGGCGTGAAGATCGATAACATCGGTCAGATCGCGGCGGCAGGTGCGGATATGTTTGTGGCTGGTTCAGCTATCTTTGGCCACCCCGATTACAAGAAAGTGATCGACGAAATGCGCGGCGAACTGGAGAAAGTTAATGGCTCATTTCACTGA
- a CDS encoding phosphoglycolate phosphatase, translating to MAHFTDIRALAFDLDGTLVDSAPGLSQAIDHALGDLQLPPPGVALASTWIGNGADVMMTRALTWALGREPHAEEQRDARSLFDKYYAETVEAGSTLFPQVKETLAALHAKGLPMAIVTNKPTPFVAPLLQSLGIADFFTLIIGGDDVVVKKPHPAAIFLVLGHFGVLQKELLFVGDSRNDIHAAQAAGVPNVGMTFGYNYGEPIAASQPDLTLDTFSELLPALGL from the coding sequence ATGGCTCATTTCACTGATATCCGCGCGCTGGCGTTTGATCTCGATGGCACGCTGGTCGATAGCGCACCGGGTCTGTCCCAGGCCATCGATCATGCTTTAGGTGATTTGCAGCTGCCGCCGCCCGGCGTTGCGCTGGCCTCCACCTGGATTGGCAATGGCGCAGATGTGATGATGACACGCGCGCTGACCTGGGCATTAGGCCGCGAACCGCACGCCGAGGAGCAGCGCGACGCGCGCTCGTTGTTCGATAAGTACTACGCCGAAACAGTGGAAGCGGGCAGCACGCTGTTTCCGCAGGTGAAAGAGACGCTGGCGGCGCTGCACGCCAAAGGCTTGCCGATGGCCATCGTCACCAATAAGCCGACGCCGTTTGTCGCGCCTTTGCTGCAATCGCTGGGCATTGCCGATTTCTTCACGCTGATTATTGGCGGTGATGATGTGGTGGTGAAAAAGCCCCATCCGGCAGCGATCTTCCTTGTTTTGGGTCACTTTGGCGTACTGCAAAAAGAATTACTGTTTGTCGGTGATTCTCGTAATGATATTCACGCAGCTCAGGCTGCGGGTGTACCCAATGTCGGTATGACTTTTGGCTACAACTATGGCGAGCCGATTGCCGCCAGCCAACCCGATTTAACTCTCGATACTTTTAGCGAACTTTTGCCCGCTCTCGGGCTGTAA
- a CDS encoding SPOR domain-containing protein, with product MDEFKPEDELKPDASDRRPTRPRKTSSAPKAKVPVSRQHMMMGIGILVLLLVVLGIGSALTGPDDKKPANTASNGNAAPTATGGEKNIDLSGSTSMSGQQSATPSVDTPQTPATSSSSAGGDSNSISMPAVSSTPTQAAPVDTPANQQRVTLPGDLNSALSNQQGQVDNAAQGAQGNSSLPTAPATVSGNGKAMTPPAMRSETPARTNSNGSRETHSNTAHKAPTTSKPAAGAKENKTHTTAAHNAPVSASSGASKSLPTGGSYTLQLSGASKEESLNAWAKKQNLSGYHVYKTTRNGQPWYVLVSGAYATPADAKRAVASLPAEVRAANPWVKPLSQVKKESQ from the coding sequence ATGGATGAGTTCAAACCGGAAGACGAGTTAAAACCTGATGCCAGTGACCGCCGTCCAACGCGGCCACGCAAAACGTCTTCTGCGCCGAAAGCGAAGGTACCTGTTTCTCGTCAGCATATGATGATGGGGATCGGCATCCTTGTTCTGCTGTTGGTGGTGCTGGGTATTGGTTCGGCATTGACCGGTCCGGATGATAAGAAACCTGCAAACACGGCCAGCAATGGCAATGCGGCGCCAACGGCAACCGGTGGTGAAAAGAACATCGACCTTTCCGGCTCGACGTCCATGAGTGGCCAGCAAAGCGCCACACCTTCAGTGGACACACCGCAGACGCCAGCGACATCCTCCTCTTCAGCAGGCGGCGATTCCAACTCGATTTCTATGCCAGCAGTGTCTTCAACGCCGACGCAAGCTGCACCTGTCGATACGCCAGCCAATCAGCAACGTGTAACGCTGCCGGGCGATCTCAACAGTGCGCTGAGCAATCAGCAAGGCCAGGTTGATAACGCGGCACAGGGTGCACAAGGCAACAGTTCATTGCCGACCGCCCCTGCTACCGTAAGCGGTAACGGTAAAGCGATGACGCCTCCGGCGATGCGTTCTGAGACACCTGCGCGTACCAACAGCAATGGTTCACGTGAAACGCACAGCAACACCGCGCATAAAGCGCCGACCACGTCGAAACCGGCAGCCGGAGCAAAAGAGAATAAAACGCATACCACTGCCGCGCACAATGCGCCGGTGAGCGCCAGCAGCGGTGCCAGTAAGTCACTGCCAACGGGCGGTAGTTACACGCTGCAGTTGAGCGGTGCGTCGAAAGAAGAGAGCCTGAATGCCTGGGCGAAGAAACAAAATCTGAGCGGTTATCACGTGTATAAAACCACGCGTAACGGTCAGCCCTGGTATGTGTTGGTCAGCGGTGCTTACGCTACGCCAGCCGATGCCAAGCGTGCAGTGGCATCACTGCCGGCTGAAGTCCGTGCGGCAAATCCGTGGGTAAAACCGTTGAGTCAGGTGAAGAAAGAAAGTCAGTAA
- the trpS gene encoding tryptophan--tRNA ligase, translating into MSKPIVFSGAQPSGELTIGNYMGALRQWVQMQDDFHCIYCIVDLHAITVRQDPAALRKATLDTLALYLACGIDPAKSTIFVQSHVPEHAQLSWVLNCYAYFGELSRMTQFKDKSARYSENITAGLFDYPVLMAADILLYQTNQVPVGEDQKQHLELSRDIAGRFNALYGDVFKIPEPFIPKSGARVMSLLEPTKKMSKSDDNRNNVIGLLEDTKAVVKKIKRAVTDSAEPPVVRYDVKEKAGVSNLLDILSGVTGKSIPQLEQEFEGKMYGHLKGEVAEAVSGMLTELQERYHRFRNDEAFLNQVMRDGATKARAQAQETLKKVYEAVGFVAQP; encoded by the coding sequence ATGAGCAAACCCATCGTTTTCAGCGGCGCCCAGCCTTCCGGTGAACTGACCATTGGCAACTATATGGGTGCGCTGCGTCAGTGGGTGCAGATGCAGGATGATTTCCACTGCATTTACTGCATCGTCGATCTGCACGCCATCACCGTTCGTCAGGACCCTGCTGCGCTGCGCAAAGCCACGCTGGATACGTTAGCGTTGTACCTTGCCTGCGGTATCGACCCGGCAAAAAGCACCATCTTTGTACAGTCGCATGTGCCTGAGCACGCGCAGCTGAGCTGGGTGCTGAACTGCTATGCCTACTTTGGCGAGCTGAGCCGTATGACGCAGTTTAAGGATAAGTCCGCGCGTTATTCTGAAAACATCACCGCGGGTTTGTTCGATTACCCGGTGCTGATGGCGGCCGATATTCTGCTGTATCAGACCAACCAGGTGCCCGTGGGCGAAGATCAGAAGCAGCATCTGGAACTGAGCCGCGATATCGCCGGTCGTTTCAACGCACTGTATGGCGATGTGTTCAAAATTCCTGAGCCGTTTATTCCGAAATCAGGCGCACGTGTGATGTCGCTGCTGGAACCGACCAAGAAAATGTCGAAGTCGGATGACAACCGCAACAACGTGATCGGCCTGCTGGAAGACACCAAAGCGGTAGTGAAGAAGATCAAACGCGCGGTAACTGACTCCGCTGAGCCGCCAGTCGTACGCTACGACGTCAAAGAAAAAGCCGGTGTCTCTAACCTGCTGGATATCTTGTCGGGTGTCACCGGCAAGTCGATTCCACAGCTGGAGCAGGAATTCGAAGGCAAGATGTATGGCCACCTGAAAGGCGAAGTGGCGGAAGCGGTTTCCGGCATGCTGACTGAGCTGCAGGAGCGTTATCATCGTTTCCGTAATGATGAAGCTTTCCTGAATCAGGTCATGCGCGATGGTGCCACCAAGGCCCGTGCGCAGGCGCAAGAGACACTGAAGAAAGTCTACGAAGCAGTGGGTTTTGTGGCTCAGCCTTAA
- the nirC gene encoding nitrite transporter NirC, translated as MFTDTLNTCAANAARIVRTAQHSPLAFWISSAMAGAYVGLAIILIFTLGNLADPAWRPLVMGATFGIALTLVIIAGSELFTGHTMFLTVGVKAGSISQGQMWCVLPQTWLGNLIGSVFVALLYYYAAGAMLPNAGALIHSAALAKTTQPAMALFFKGALCNWLVCLAIWMAVRTEGTAKFIAIWWCLLAFIASGYEHSVANMTVFALSWFGQHNAELTLSGIGHNLLWVTLGNMFSGMVLMGLGYWYATPQAQRPQVATQAAALKSV; from the coding sequence ATGTTTACTGACACCCTGAATACCTGCGCCGCCAACGCGGCGCGCATTGTGCGTACGGCACAACACAGCCCGCTGGCCTTCTGGATCAGTTCGGCGATGGCGGGCGCTTACGTTGGCCTCGCCATCATCCTGATTTTCACCCTCGGCAATCTGGCCGATCCAGCCTGGCGTCCGTTAGTCATGGGCGCTACCTTTGGTATCGCTCTGACCCTGGTGATCATTGCAGGGTCAGAACTGTTTACGGGCCATACGATGTTCCTCACCGTGGGCGTTAAAGCCGGTAGCATTAGCCAGGGTCAGATGTGGTGTGTGCTGCCGCAAACCTGGCTGGGCAACCTGATCGGCTCGGTATTTGTCGCCCTGCTCTATTACTACGCGGCAGGCGCGATGCTGCCCAATGCAGGCGCACTGATTCACAGCGCGGCGCTGGCGAAAACCACGCAACCGGCAATGGCGCTGTTCTTTAAAGGGGCGCTGTGCAACTGGCTGGTGTGTCTGGCGATCTGGATGGCAGTGCGCACCGAAGGCACGGCAAAATTCATTGCCATCTGGTGGTGCCTGCTGGCCTTTATCGCCTCCGGCTATGAGCACTCTGTCGCGAATATGACGGTCTTTGCACTGTCGTGGTTTGGTCAGCATAATGCCGAACTCACCTTGAGCGGCATCGGCCATAACCTGCTGTGGGTGACGCTGGGTAATATGTTCTCTGGTATGGTGTTAATGGGCCTCGGTTATTGGTACGCCACCCCGCAAGCTCAAAGACCGCAAGTGGCGACACAAGCCGCTGCGCTCAAATCGGTTTAA
- the nirD gene encoding nitrite reductase small subunit NirD, translating into MSQWHSVCELEQILPATGVCALVKGQQIAIFRPHDDEQLYALSNIDPFSAASVLSRGLIAEHQHTLWVASPLKKQRFRLSDGVCLEDAARSVASYPVRVTAGQVEVCA; encoded by the coding sequence ATGAGCCAGTGGCATTCCGTGTGTGAACTCGAACAAATCCTGCCTGCCACCGGCGTCTGCGCGCTGGTGAAAGGCCAGCAGATTGCCATCTTCCGTCCGCATGATGATGAGCAACTCTATGCGCTGAGTAACATCGATCCTTTCTCCGCCGCCAGCGTGCTGTCACGCGGCCTGATTGCCGAACATCAGCACACGCTGTGGGTCGCCAGCCCGCTGAAAAAACAGCGCTTCCGTTTAAGCGATGGCGTCTGCCTGGAAGATGCCGCCCGTTCCGTGGCGAGCTATCCGGTGCGCGTTACTGCGGGCCAGGTCGAAGTGTGCGCCTGA
- the cysG gene encoding siroheme synthase CysG, whose protein sequence is MDYFPLFCRLKGKRCLLVGGGDVAERKARLLLDAGADLHVGALDFSPVFQQWAEQGKLHLMSGTFEECWLEGCWLVIAATDDDTVNQQVGDAAEARRIFCNLVDAPQEASAIMPSIIDRSPLMIAVSSGGRAPVLARLLREKLEAMLPQHLGQLASLAGTLRSRVKNTFASMGQRRAFWERFFASDRLAQTLANRDQPRADHIVDTLFNAPLSQQGEVVLVGAGPGDAGLLTLKGLQCIQQADVVVYDRLVSEPILNLVRRDAERIFVGKQAGHHCVPQSQINQLLLEQAQSGKRVVRLKGGDPFIFGRGGEELEVLAQHHIPFSVVPGITAASGCAAYSGIPLTHRDHAQSVRFVTGHLQQQGEIEWSKLAAEQQTLVFYMGLNQAPEIQRQLLQHGMDATMPVAIVQNGTTSEQRVETATLAELNTLAQQFASPALIIVGRVVSLRRQLRWF, encoded by the coding sequence ATGGACTATTTTCCACTGTTTTGCCGCCTGAAGGGCAAACGCTGCTTACTGGTTGGCGGTGGCGATGTGGCAGAACGCAAAGCGCGCCTGCTGCTGGATGCCGGTGCCGATCTGCACGTCGGCGCACTGGATTTCTCCCCTGTATTTCAGCAGTGGGCCGAGCAGGGAAAGTTGCACCTCATGTCCGGCACCTTTGAAGAGTGCTGGCTAGAAGGCTGCTGGCTGGTGATTGCCGCCACCGACGATGACACCGTGAATCAGCAAGTGGGCGATGCTGCCGAAGCACGCCGCATCTTCTGCAATCTGGTGGATGCACCACAGGAAGCCAGCGCTATCATGCCATCGATTATCGATCGCTCCCCGCTGATGATTGCGGTGTCCTCCGGTGGTCGTGCTCCGGTGCTGGCTCGCCTGCTACGCGAGAAGCTGGAAGCGATGCTGCCACAGCATTTAGGCCAACTGGCTTCACTCGCTGGCACACTGCGCAGTCGGGTGAAGAACACTTTCGCCAGCATGGGACAGCGCCGGGCTTTTTGGGAACGCTTCTTTGCCAGCGATCGTTTGGCACAAACGCTGGCTAATCGCGACCAGCCACGCGCCGATCATATCGTTGATACGCTGTTCAATGCGCCGCTGTCACAACAAGGTGAAGTGGTGCTGGTGGGCGCGGGTCCGGGCGATGCCGGATTGCTGACACTAAAAGGGTTGCAGTGTATCCAGCAGGCCGATGTGGTGGTGTATGACCGCCTGGTATCCGAACCGATTCTCAACCTGGTGCGCCGCGATGCAGAGCGCATCTTTGTCGGTAAACAGGCGGGACATCACTGCGTCCCACAGTCACAAATCAACCAGCTTCTGCTGGAGCAGGCCCAGAGCGGCAAACGTGTGGTGCGACTGAAAGGCGGCGATCCCTTTATTTTTGGTCGTGGCGGCGAGGAGCTGGAGGTGCTGGCACAGCACCACATTCCGTTCAGCGTGGTACCGGGTATTACCGCCGCATCGGGCTGTGCCGCCTACAGCGGCATTCCACTGACACATCGCGATCACGCCCAGAGTGTGCGCTTTGTTACCGGCCATCTGCAACAGCAGGGCGAAATTGAGTGGAGTAAGCTGGCAGCAGAACAGCAAACGTTGGTGTTCTACATGGGCCTGAATCAGGCACCCGAGATTCAGCGCCAGCTGTTGCAGCATGGTATGGATGCAACAATGCCGGTCGCCATCGTGCAGAACGGCACGACATCAGAGCAACGGGTAGAGACCGCAACGCTGGCTGAACTCAACACGCTGGCGCAGCAGTTTGCCAGCCCAGCGCTGATTATCGTCGGGCGCGTGGTCAGCCTGCGCCGCCAGTTACGCTGGTTTTAA